One Pongo pygmaeus isolate AG05252 chromosome 10, NHGRI_mPonPyg2-v2.0_pri, whole genome shotgun sequence genomic window carries:
- the LRRC23 gene encoding leucine-rich repeat-containing protein 23 isoform X3 — protein MILRKKRTRRRQRRGRTTEKRGKSSLRKDLTDIYLLRSYIHLRYVDISENHLTDLSPLNYLTHLLWLKADGNRLRSAQLNELPYLQIASFAYNQITDTEGISHPRLETLNLKGNSIHTVTGLDPQKLISLHTVELRGNQLESTLGINLPKLKNLYLAQNMLKKVEGLEDLSNLTTLHLRDNQIDTLSGFSREMKSLQYLNLRGNMVANLRELAKLRDLPKLRALVLLDNPCTDEINYRQEALVQMPYLERLDKEFYEEEERAEADEIRQRLKEEKEQEPEPERDLELEQSLI, from the exons ATGATTCTGAGAAAGAAGAGGACgagaaggagacagaggaggGGGAGGACTACAGAAAAGAGGGGGAAGAGTTCCCTGAGGAA GGACCTTACAGACATCTACTTGCTGCGCTCCTACATCCATCTGCGCTATGTGGATATTTCTGAGAACCACCTGACAGACCTGTCTCCACTCAACTACCTCACCCACCTGCTCTGGCTCAAGGCTGATGGCAATCGGCTGCGAAGTGCCCAGCTGAATGAACTGCCCTACCTGCAGATTGCTAGTTTTGCTTATAACCAGATTACTGACACTGAAGGCATCTCTCATCCTCGTCTTGAAACCCTGAATCTCAAAG GGAACAGCATCCACACGGTGACAGGTCTGGACCCCCAGAAGTTGATCAGCCTGCACACAGTGGAGCTTCGGGGGAACCAGCTGGAAAGCACGCTGGGAATCAATCTTCCTAAGCTGAAGAACCTCTACCTG GCCCAAAACATGCTGAAGAAGGTGGAAGGCTTGGAGGATCTGAGCAATCTCACCACCTTGCATCTTCGAGACAACCAGATTGACACCCTGAGTGGCTTCTCCAGAGAAATGAAATCATTGCAGTACCTCAACCTGAG GGGCAACATGGTGGCCAACCTGCGGGAGCTGGCCAAGCTTCGAGACCTGCCCAAGCTGCGAGCCTTGGTGCTGCTCGATAACCCATGCACGGATGAAATCAACTACCGCCAGGAGGCCCTGGTGCAGATGCCATACCTTGAACGCCTGGACAAGGAATTCTATGAGGAGGAGGAACGGGCTGAGGCTGATGAGATTCGACAGAGgctgaaggaagaaaaggagcagGAGCCTGAGCCCGAGCGTGACCTGGAACTGGAACAGTCATTGATCTAG
- the LRRC23 gene encoding leucine-rich repeat-containing protein 23 isoform X1: MSDEDDLADSEPDQDDSEKEEDEKETEEGEDYRKEGEEFPEEWLPTPLTEDMMKEGLSLLCKTGNGLAHAYVKLEVKERDLTDIYLLRSYIHLRYVDISENHLTDLSPLNYLTHLLWLKADGNRLRSAQLNELPYLQIASFAYNQITDTEGISHPRLETLNLKGNSIHTVTGLDPQKLISLHTVELRGNQLESTLGINLPKLKNLYLAQNMLKKVEGLEDLSNLTTLHLRDNQIDTLSGFSREMKSLQYLNLRGNMVANLRELAKLRDLPKLRALVLLDNPCTDEINYRQEALVQMPYLERLDKEFYEEEERAEADEIRQRLKEEKEQEPEPERDLELEQSLI, from the exons ATGTCAGATGAAGATGATCTAGCAGACTCTGAGCCAGACCAGGATGATTCTGAGAAAGAAGAGGACgagaaggagacagaggaggGGGAGGACTACAGAAAAGAGGGGGAAGAGTTCCCTGAGGAA TGGCTGCCCACCCCCCTCACGGAGGACATGATGAAGGAAGGGCTTTCTCTGCTCTGTAAGACAGGCAATGGGCTGGCTCATGCTTATGTCAAGCTGGAGGTTAAAGAGAG GGACCTTACAGACATCTACTTGCTGCGCTCCTACATCCATCTGCGCTATGTGGATATTTCTGAGAACCACCTGACAGACCTGTCTCCACTCAACTACCTCACCCACCTGCTCTGGCTCAAGGCTGATGGCAATCGGCTGCGAAGTGCCCAGCTGAATGAACTGCCCTACCTGCAGATTGCTAGTTTTGCTTATAACCAGATTACTGACACTGAAGGCATCTCTCATCCTCGTCTTGAAACCCTGAATCTCAAAG GGAACAGCATCCACACGGTGACAGGTCTGGACCCCCAGAAGTTGATCAGCCTGCACACAGTGGAGCTTCGGGGGAACCAGCTGGAAAGCACGCTGGGAATCAATCTTCCTAAGCTGAAGAACCTCTACCTG GCCCAAAACATGCTGAAGAAGGTGGAAGGCTTGGAGGATCTGAGCAATCTCACCACCTTGCATCTTCGAGACAACCAGATTGACACCCTGAGTGGCTTCTCCAGAGAAATGAAATCATTGCAGTACCTCAACCTGAG GGGCAACATGGTGGCCAACCTGCGGGAGCTGGCCAAGCTTCGAGACCTGCCCAAGCTGCGAGCCTTGGTGCTGCTCGATAACCCATGCACGGATGAAATCAACTACCGCCAGGAGGCCCTGGTGCAGATGCCATACCTTGAACGCCTGGACAAGGAATTCTATGAGGAGGAGGAACGGGCTGAGGCTGATGAGATTCGACAGAGgctgaaggaagaaaaggagcagGAGCCTGAGCCCGAGCGTGACCTGGAACTGGAACAGTCATTGATCTAG
- the LOC129010357 gene encoding large ribosomal subunit protein eL13-like, whose protein sequence is MWLSQPMGQICRSKLSSKSRLHGPLIWAHPPIVRCPMLRHHYKARAGRGLSLEELRVAGIHKKVAQTIDISEDTRRRDQSTEALQAKVQRLKEYCSSLILFPRKPLAPKKGDSSAEELELDTQLTGPEMPIGNVYKKEKARVITD, encoded by the coding sequence ATGTGGCTCAGCCAGCCCATGGGGCAGATCTGCAGAAGCAAGCTCTCCAGCAAAAGCAGGCTGCATGGCCCACTCATATGGGCCCATCCACCCATAGTAAGGTGCCCCATGCTGAGGCATCACTACAAAGCACGAGCTGGCAGGGGCCTCAGCTTGGAGGAGTTAAGGGTGGCTGGCATTCACAAGAAGGTGGCCCAGACCATTGACATCTCTGAGGATACAAGGAGGAGGGACCAGTCCACTGAGGCCCTGCAGGCCAAGGTGCAGAGGCTGAAGGAGTACTGCTCCTCGCTCATCCTCTTCCCCAGGAAGCCCTTGGCCCCCAAGAAGGGAGACAGTTCTGCTGAAGAACTCGAACTGGATACTCAGCTGACAGGACCAGAAATGCCCATTGGCAATGTCTACAAGAAGGAGAAAGCCAGAGTCATCACTGACTAG
- the LRRC23 gene encoding leucine-rich repeat-containing protein 23 isoform X2: MSDEDDLADSEPDQDDSEKEEDEKETEEGEDYRKEGEEFPEEWLPTPLTEDMMKEGLSLLCKTGNGLAHAYVKLEVKERDLTDIYLLRSYIHLRYVDISENHLTDLSPLNYLTHLLWLKADGNRLRSAQLNELPYLQIASFAYNQITDTEGISHPRLETLNLKGNSIHTVTGLDPQKLISLHTVELRGNQLESTLGINLPKLKNLYLAQNMLKKVEGLEDLSNLTTLHLRDNQIDTLSGFSREMKSLQYLNLRRSKTLAFRPDQTPRAGHHIYDRGQRMPLFAPKLEIHHNLRPRIRSVPVLWTVWGAEWGA; the protein is encoded by the exons ATGTCAGATGAAGATGATCTAGCAGACTCTGAGCCAGACCAGGATGATTCTGAGAAAGAAGAGGACgagaaggagacagaggaggGGGAGGACTACAGAAAAGAGGGGGAAGAGTTCCCTGAGGAA TGGCTGCCCACCCCCCTCACGGAGGACATGATGAAGGAAGGGCTTTCTCTGCTCTGTAAGACAGGCAATGGGCTGGCTCATGCTTATGTCAAGCTGGAGGTTAAAGAGAG GGACCTTACAGACATCTACTTGCTGCGCTCCTACATCCATCTGCGCTATGTGGATATTTCTGAGAACCACCTGACAGACCTGTCTCCACTCAACTACCTCACCCACCTGCTCTGGCTCAAGGCTGATGGCAATCGGCTGCGAAGTGCCCAGCTGAATGAACTGCCCTACCTGCAGATTGCTAGTTTTGCTTATAACCAGATTACTGACACTGAAGGCATCTCTCATCCTCGTCTTGAAACCCTGAATCTCAAAG GGAACAGCATCCACACGGTGACAGGTCTGGACCCCCAGAAGTTGATCAGCCTGCACACAGTGGAGCTTCGGGGGAACCAGCTGGAAAGCACGCTGGGAATCAATCTTCCTAAGCTGAAGAACCTCTACCTG GCCCAAAACATGCTGAAGAAGGTGGAAGGCTTGGAGGATCTGAGCAATCTCACCACCTTGCATCTTCGAGACAACCAGATTGACACCCTGAGTGGCTTCTCCAGAGAAATGAAATCATTGCAGTACCTCAACCTGAG GAGATCAAAGACGCTGGCCTTCAGACCTGATCAGACTCCCAGGGCGGGCCACCACATCTATGACAGAGGACAGAGGATGCCTCTTTTTGCCCCAAAGCTGGAAATTCATCACAACCTGAGGCCCAGGATCCGCTCTGTGCCGGTCCTCTGGACAGTGTGGGGTGCAGAGTGGGGTGCCTAG